The proteins below come from a single Paracoccus sp. SCSIO 75233 genomic window:
- a CDS encoding flavodoxin, producing MTSAPSRSGSELRLWQAITRLFMLIETCWPITPVLQARCPCTPISTLRIAKPMPFDIRRFISAYLKGEMTRPSERGAPRKGALLNRLICGVIEDLIDIYDLNLPLNFHPAVTGALSGYRIIFLGFPIWGIALPDVMAGFLRSQDMTGKTILPFITHGGYGQGSAMDTLRALAPGEDIAPPLVLECDQERSTLRAMNGWLGEVEELP from the coding sequence ATGACAAGTGCCCCCTCACGCTCAGGCTCTGAACTTCGACTATGGCAGGCGATCACACGATTATTCATGCTCATTGAAACTTGCTGGCCGATAACGCCAGTGCTGCAAGCACGCTGTCCCTGCACGCCAATCAGTACATTGCGAATAGCGAAGCCGATGCCGTTCGATATCCGCCGGTTCATCTCCGCCTACCTGAAGGGTGAGATGACGCGGCCGTCAGAACGGGGCGCGCCACGAAAAGGCGCGCTGCTGAACCGCCTGATCTGCGGTGTGATTGAGGATTTGATCGATATCTATGATCTTAACCTGCCCTTGAACTTTCATCCAGCCGTGACCGGAGCGCTGTCGGGCTACCGCATCATCTTTCTGGGCTTTCCGATCTGGGGGATTGCCCTGCCGGACGTGATGGCCGGTTTCTTGCGCAGCCAAGATATGACGGGCAAGACCATTCTGCCCTTCATTACACATGGCGGCTATGGTCAGGGCAGCGCGATGGACACGTTGCGTGCGCTGGCGCCAGGTGAAGATATTGCCCCGCCCCTCGTACTGGAATGCGATCAGGAACGCTCAACCTTGCGCGCTATGAACGGATGGCTCGGGGAGGTAGAGGAACTGCCGTGA
- a CDS encoding phosphopantetheine-binding protein, translating into MTIEDMRADLANALRIQPDEIADEDNLYDLGLDSMRVMDLVMKWEAAGLKLDIGTLYEKATLRDWWQTAETG; encoded by the coding sequence ATGACCATCGAGGACATGCGCGCCGACCTCGCAAATGCGCTGCGGATACAGCCCGACGAGATAGCAGATGAGGACAATCTCTATGATCTGGGGCTGGATTCGATGCGGGTGATGGATCTCGTCATGAAGTGGGAAGCTGCGGGCCTGAAGCTGGACATCGGCACCCTCTACGAAAAAGCCACGCTGCGCGATTGGTGGCAGACTGCCGAGACTGGTTGA
- a CDS encoding (2,3-dihydroxybenzoyl)adenylate synthase, translated as MTGTGPLPEQRWPEEFAARYRAEGWWRGETFGQMLRARAARHPDRIAITGARSLSYAGLLSEAETHARRFAGAGLLPGQRVVVQLPNIPEFLPVVFGLFLARLIPVFTLPAHRDVEITHFIARSRASAYVIADRFEGFDYRSMASRVAPELPVFVIGDPGSFAALDSLSPNGVLPAEPSPSDVAFLQISGGSTGLSKLIPRTHDDYLYSCRASAEICGLGPDSVYMVSLPAAHNFPMSSPGHFGTLCAGGTVVMCPNPAPQVAFDLIARHRVTMTGLVPPLALAWMKAAKMMSPDLSSLGVLLVGGAKLTPEIASRIAPTLGCRLQQVFGMAEGLVNYTRLDDPDELVIHTQGRPISPGDEVLVLDDDGTPVPDGEPGHLLTRGPYTIRAYYDDPAANARSFTADGFYRTGDIVRRLPSGHLEVQGRAGDHINRAGEKISAEEIEDHLLAHPAIFDAAVVSLPDDALGERSCAFVVLAGDTRPGAADIRGFMRGRGLAAFKIPDEIVFVPELQTTAVGKISRKGLRAALRDKLLGDRK; from the coding sequence ATGACCGGGACCGGCCCATTGCCCGAACAGCGCTGGCCCGAGGAATTCGCGGCGCGGTATCGGGCCGAAGGGTGGTGGCGCGGCGAAACCTTCGGCCAGATGCTGCGTGCGCGTGCGGCCCGTCATCCCGATCGCATCGCAATCACCGGCGCGCGCAGCCTGAGCTATGCCGGGTTGCTGTCCGAGGCGGAAACCCATGCAAGGCGCTTCGCCGGGGCGGGGCTGCTGCCGGGTCAGCGTGTCGTCGTTCAATTGCCGAATATCCCGGAGTTTCTGCCGGTGGTGTTCGGCCTGTTTCTCGCGCGTCTGATCCCGGTTTTCACCTTGCCCGCGCATCGTGATGTGGAGATCACCCATTTCATTGCCCGTTCGCGGGCATCGGCCTATGTGATCGCCGATCGTTTCGAGGGCTTCGATTACCGCAGTATGGCCTCCCGCGTCGCCCCGGAACTCCCGGTCTTTGTGATCGGGGACCCGGGCAGCTTTGCCGCGCTGGACAGCCTTTCGCCAAACGGTGTGTTGCCTGCCGAACCCAGCCCATCTGACGTCGCCTTTCTTCAGATATCGGGCGGCAGCACCGGGCTGTCCAAGCTGATCCCCCGGACGCATGACGATTATCTCTATTCCTGCCGCGCCAGTGCGGAGATTTGCGGGCTCGGTCCCGACAGCGTTTATATGGTATCTCTGCCCGCTGCGCATAATTTCCCGATGAGCAGCCCCGGCCATTTCGGCACGCTCTGTGCCGGAGGAACCGTCGTCATGTGCCCGAACCCGGCGCCGCAGGTCGCGTTCGATCTGATCGCCCGGCACAGGGTGACGATGACCGGGCTTGTGCCGCCCCTCGCACTGGCCTGGATGAAGGCGGCGAAGATGATGTCGCCGGATCTGTCCAGCCTGGGCGTGTTGCTGGTGGGCGGTGCCAAGCTGACGCCTGAAATCGCTTCCCGCATCGCGCCGACCCTCGGCTGCCGGTTGCAGCAGGTGTTCGGCATGGCCGAGGGGCTGGTGAACTACACAAGGCTGGACGATCCCGACGAGCTGGTGATCCACACACAGGGCCGCCCGATCAGCCCCGGTGACGAGGTGCTGGTGCTGGACGATGACGGGACCCCCGTTCCCGACGGAGAACCCGGTCATCTGCTGACGCGAGGCCCCTACACGATCCGGGCTTATTACGACGACCCTGCGGCCAATGCGCGGTCCTTTACCGCAGACGGGTTCTACCGGACCGGGGACATCGTGCGCCGCCTGCCGAGCGGACATCTGGAGGTGCAGGGACGCGCCGGCGATCACATCAACCGCGCCGGCGAAAAGATCTCCGCCGAAGAAATCGAGGACCACCTGCTGGCCCATCCCGCCATCTTCGACGCCGCCGTCGTGTCCTTGCCGGATGACGCCCTGGGCGAGCGCAGCTGTGCTTTCGTCGTTCTTGCAGGCGACACCCGACCCGGTGCAGCCGATATCCGGGGCTTTATGCGCGGACGCGGGCTGGCCGCTTTCAAGATCCCGGACGAGATCGTTTTCGTGCCGGAACTCCAGACAACCGCAGTCGGCAAGATCAGCCGCAAGGGATTACGGGCAGCACTACGCGACAAATTACTGGGGGACAGGAAATGA
- a CDS encoding TRAP transporter substrate-binding protein, which yields MQLERPMMRNSLYTSLMLCPLLAGPLAAETLRIGTITPPPHQWTISAEALSARLAEASDGEIDLQVHPAGSLGNEAQMLQQLQSGALDMAFLTIADLSTRNAEFGSLIAPCLVSEPAEATQLLQSPPALDLLDQLGEQGLHGIGFGMAGLRQVVLRDNWNRSDFDGLKIRTLPIPQEMEFWQQLGAAPTPMPLPALFDAFANGQIDGMQIDFEGTWNSGYYEYAGEILASDHMIFPMVAVFSARKWQALDEATRQMISEQTAAELDVLHEAYARIDSDYRAKLETTDVPVTDARAEFCDLPGVAAWYEKWEAQSPVLKALRIEAGDPS from the coding sequence ATGCAACTTGAAAGGCCCATGATGCGAAATTCGCTGTATACCAGTCTGATGTTATGTCCATTGCTGGCCGGTCCGCTTGCGGCTGAGACGCTGAGGATCGGCACCATCACCCCGCCGCCGCATCAATGGACGATTTCGGCTGAAGCTCTTTCTGCACGGCTGGCAGAAGCCAGTGACGGCGAGATCGACCTGCAAGTGCATCCGGCGGGCAGTCTTGGAAACGAGGCCCAGATGCTCCAGCAATTGCAGAGCGGTGCCCTCGATATGGCGTTTCTGACCATCGCGGATCTGTCGACGCGGAATGCGGAGTTCGGCTCGCTCATCGCGCCTTGTCTGGTCAGCGAGCCTGCCGAGGCGACGCAACTGCTGCAAAGCCCTCCGGCGCTTGATCTGCTGGATCAACTCGGGGAACAGGGGCTGCATGGGATCGGGTTCGGCATGGCCGGCCTGCGTCAGGTGGTGCTGCGCGACAACTGGAACCGCAGCGATTTCGACGGCCTCAAGATCCGCACCCTGCCGATACCGCAGGAAATGGAGTTCTGGCAGCAACTGGGCGCCGCACCGACGCCGATGCCACTGCCCGCACTATTCGATGCGTTCGCCAATGGTCAGATTGACGGCATGCAGATCGACTTCGAAGGGACGTGGAACAGCGGCTATTACGAATATGCAGGCGAGATTCTCGCAAGCGATCACATGATCTTTCCGATGGTCGCGGTGTTTTCTGCCCGGAAATGGCAGGCGCTGGATGAGGCCACGCGCCAGATGATCTCCGAACAGACAGCGGCTGAGCTGGACGTGCTGCACGAGGCTTATGCCCGCATCGACAGCGATTATCGCGCCAAGCTGGAAACCACCGACGTTCCGGTGACCGATGCGCGTGCGGAATTCTGCGACCTGCCGGGCGTGGCCGCGTGGTACGAGAAATGGGAAGCTCAATCGCCGGTTCTCAAGGCGCTGCGCATTGAGGCCGGCGATCCGTCATGA
- a CDS encoding TRAP transporter small permease yields MRKRLVNLSRAIAGFEAGLLIALILFIALILLAGTAMRGLGRPLIRSDEAATLAMVWVAFIGASLAIRERRHMVIGLLPDMMGAAGRGRVNRVATLLTALFLLALSATLWNWFDLPGLIAAGSGEALARESFNFVYTEPTQTLGLPKFWFWLVMPFSTICALLHLAAGWE; encoded by the coding sequence GTGCGGAAAAGACTGGTAAATCTCAGCCGTGCCATCGCCGGATTCGAGGCCGGGCTGCTGATCGCGCTCATCCTGTTCATCGCCCTGATTCTGCTGGCCGGTACGGCAATGCGCGGTCTGGGCCGTCCGCTGATCCGCAGTGATGAGGCCGCGACGCTGGCAATGGTGTGGGTTGCCTTTATCGGCGCATCGCTTGCGATACGGGAACGACGCCACATGGTGATCGGGCTTTTGCCGGATATGATGGGTGCCGCTGGCCGGGGTCGGGTCAACCGGGTGGCAACGCTGCTGACCGCGCTGTTCCTGCTGGCACTTTCGGCCACGTTGTGGAACTGGTTCGATCTGCCGGGGCTGATCGCGGCTGGTAGCGGCGAGGCGCTTGCCCGCGAGAGCTTCAATTTTGTCTATACCGAGCCCACCCAGACACTCGGCCTGCCGAAATTCTGGTTCTGGCTGGTGATGCCGTTCAGCACGATCTGCGCATTGCTGCATCTGGCTGCGGGGTGGGAATGA
- a CDS encoding TRAP transporter large permease: MIAALVFVAALAVATPIAVALGLTALTLIFSGGNTILLASFPQQLFGGIESHALLALPMFILLGELMAAGGIGRRLMALAQSVIGGVNGALAYVTLAASVLMAAIIGSTVAQLTVMIRVAVPQMEEAGYPRDLAVAITAAGGLLAPVIPPSMLFILYGVVAQVPVGDLFMAGILPGALMTLAFLLVTGWLVRREGLPETPRTNPGRTAWQALPALIVPVLIVGGILGGYASPTEAAVLASLAATVIGSVVYRELTLAKARDALLDTAKTTSVILFLVATAQVLSWVLAYGNLPAALAGAVDNAVAGPLAFLLLVVVLLLAIGTVMDPIPAIILTVPVLMPLAAARGISAIDFGVISCVTLTLGLLTPPVGSGLFAAAMLGNIRPERLSRRLLPFFAASLAAVLILIFRAV, from the coding sequence ATGATCGCCGCATTGGTCTTTGTCGCTGCACTGGCCGTCGCGACGCCTATCGCCGTGGCGCTTGGCCTGACTGCGCTGACACTGATTTTCAGCGGCGGTAACACGATCCTTCTGGCCAGCTTTCCGCAGCAATTATTCGGCGGCATAGAAAGCCATGCCCTTCTGGCTCTGCCGATGTTCATCCTGCTGGGCGAACTCATGGCAGCCGGAGGGATCGGGCGGCGGCTGATGGCACTGGCGCAATCCGTGATCGGCGGCGTGAATGGGGCGCTGGCCTATGTAACCCTTGCCGCGAGTGTGCTTATGGCGGCCATTATCGGCTCCACAGTGGCGCAGCTGACGGTGATGATCCGCGTCGCCGTGCCCCAGATGGAGGAGGCCGGTTATCCCCGCGACCTCGCCGTGGCAATCACGGCTGCGGGCGGGTTGCTGGCGCCGGTGATCCCGCCCTCGATGCTGTTCATCCTCTACGGCGTGGTCGCGCAGGTGCCGGTCGGCGATCTTTTCATGGCGGGAATTCTGCCCGGCGCGCTGATGACGCTCGCTTTCCTTCTGGTGACGGGCTGGCTTGTCCGGCGCGAGGGTCTGCCGGAAACCCCGCGTACCAACCCGGGGCGCACTGCATGGCAAGCGCTACCGGCCCTGATTGTGCCGGTGCTGATCGTTGGCGGCATCCTCGGCGGTTATGCCTCCCCGACCGAGGCGGCGGTGCTGGCCTCACTGGCAGCCACTGTGATCGGGTCGGTCGTCTATCGTGAACTCACTCTGGCCAAGGCGCGCGACGCGCTGCTCGACACGGCAAAGACAACCAGCGTCATCCTGTTTCTGGTGGCGACTGCGCAGGTTCTGAGCTGGGTGCTGGCCTACGGCAACCTGCCCGCAGCCTTGGCCGGTGCCGTGGATAACGCGGTGGCCGGACCCCTTGCTTTCCTGCTTCTGGTCGTGGTCCTGCTTCTGGCCATCGGCACCGTCATGGACCCGATCCCGGCGATCATTCTGACCGTTCCGGTGCTGATGCCGCTGGCCGCCGCCCGTGGGATTTCCGCGATTGATTTTGGTGTGATAAGCTGTGTGACCCTCACACTTGGGCTGTTGACACCTCCGGTCGGCTCCGGCCTGTTCGCGGCGGCGATGCTGGGCAATATACGCCCCGAACGGCTGAGCCGGCGTCTGCTGCCATTTTTTGCCGCCTCTCTCGCGGCGGTGCTGATACTGATTTTCCGCGCGGTCTAG
- a CDS encoding alpha/beta hydrolase: MMTRRTLIQGAIATAASGAVAQPVFEPITLSLFEKSHPTHRLDDRLLDLPDGRRYRVFRAIPKAEPPADGWPVLWLTDGNAFFDRMAGELLARYPGLMIVAVGYDTDLPFASTERALDYTPPPLRPDPKRPERMVGGAAAFLARLNGPLREFAEENLPVDPHTRCLGGHSYGGLFAIYARGQQSIFSRFCAASPSFWLHPDMPAAGDAPLTIYVGDQERERGRLTDPRNPAFQVPKQTRDFVDRAAALGQDVSLSILPGLTHGQTLAGALPDMMSLAASAPE; the protein is encoded by the coding sequence ATGATGACCCGGCGAACCCTTATTCAGGGCGCAATTGCCACGGCGGCGAGTGGCGCAGTCGCGCAGCCCGTGTTCGAGCCCATCACGCTCTCGCTGTTTGAGAAAAGCCACCCGACACACCGGCTGGACGACCGGCTGCTGGACTTGCCCGACGGGCGTCGTTATCGCGTGTTCCGTGCCATTCCGAAGGCCGAGCCACCCGCAGACGGATGGCCGGTGCTATGGCTCACCGACGGCAATGCGTTTTTTGATCGCATGGCGGGCGAGTTGCTGGCCCGTTATCCGGGGCTGATGATCGTGGCGGTCGGTTATGACACCGACCTGCCTTTTGCATCGACGGAGCGGGCGTTGGATTACACACCACCCCCGCTGCGCCCGGACCCGAAGCGTCCGGAGCGGATGGTCGGCGGGGCCGCGGCGTTTCTGGCGCGCCTGAACGGCCCTCTGCGCGAATTTGCCGAGGAAAATCTGCCTGTCGACCCCCATACGCGCTGTCTGGGCGGGCATTCCTATGGCGGGCTGTTCGCCATTTACGCGCGCGGTCAGCAAAGCATTTTCAGTCGGTTCTGCGCCGCAAGCCCGTCTTTCTGGCTGCATCCCGACATGCCGGCGGCAGGCGATGCGCCGCTGACAATCTATGTCGGCGATCAGGAGCGCGAGCGCGGCAGGCTGACGGACCCGCGCAACCCCGCCTTTCAGGTGCCAAAACAGACACGCGATTTCGTCGACAGGGCCGCGGCACTCGGGCAGGACGTTTCTCTGTCGATCCTGCCGGGGTTGACGCACGGCCAGACGCTGGCCGGGGCGCTGCCGGATATGATGTCACTTGCGGCAAGCGCGCCCGAATGA
- a CDS encoding ATP-binding protein translates to MKSDFRLALLGTCSLVAVFAALPTVAQTPFTETNDVFKGNVGVEAADGSALNPGDAATVTGEGLIAGQQITLMRGPNVLNTEGPLSVDAEGNFSFDLTLSDDAATGLQPLVVIAENPAAATVVDMKISPDVPISGGDAFEITSAPVARGLYQAIYSEAADAVFVTASVGRPPVRDSAILKIDPETLEVIAQTAPAAAPARDDGSDGGVFAVYGVGVDDAHGNVWVTNTRQNTLAVYSQDDLSLVKQFDPGTVNHSRDALIDEGRGRAYVSATFTPKIQVFDTETLEELEPITIQSGVRRAEFSAMSIDLDEESGTLVTVSLSTPEAAIVDLDSGDIRVIPLDGAISASGVAYDPQEGLIFVASQATDNLLIVDAESGETLHDVEVGAGALNVAFEPKSRLAFVSSRVAETITVVNTEGQIVANIDAGYQPNQLRADGRGNVYAVNKSAGGDSDEGGSIWRLRAAE, encoded by the coding sequence ATGAAATCCGATTTTCGCCTTGCATTGCTGGGCACTTGCTCTCTTGTCGCTGTCTTTGCAGCCCTGCCAACCGTCGCACAGACTCCGTTCACGGAAACCAATGACGTCTTTAAAGGCAATGTCGGCGTGGAAGCCGCCGACGGCTCTGCGCTGAATCCGGGCGATGCGGCGACCGTCACCGGCGAGGGGCTGATCGCGGGCCAGCAGATCACCCTGATGCGCGGCCCGAACGTGCTGAACACGGAAGGCCCGCTGAGCGTCGATGCTGAGGGGAATTTCAGCTTTGATCTGACCCTTTCAGACGATGCGGCGACCGGGCTTCAGCCGCTGGTCGTGATTGCCGAGAACCCTGCAGCCGCGACCGTGGTAGATATGAAAATCTCGCCTGATGTGCCGATTTCGGGCGGGGATGCCTTCGAAATCACCTCCGCCCCTGTGGCGCGCGGGCTGTATCAGGCGATCTACAGCGAAGCCGCCGACGCGGTCTTCGTAACGGCCTCGGTTGGCAGGCCCCCGGTCCGGGACTCTGCGATTCTGAAGATCGACCCCGAAACTCTGGAGGTGATCGCACAGACAGCACCGGCTGCGGCGCCCGCGCGCGATGACGGAAGCGATGGCGGTGTGTTCGCGGTCTATGGCGTCGGCGTCGATGATGCGCATGGCAATGTCTGGGTGACGAATACGCGCCAGAACACCCTCGCGGTTTACAGCCAGGATGATCTGTCTCTGGTCAAGCAATTCGATCCCGGAACCGTCAACCACTCGCGCGACGCGCTGATCGACGAGGGGCGCGGGCGCGCCTATGTCAGCGCCACTTTCACCCCGAAAATCCAGGTCTTCGATACGGAAACGCTGGAAGAGCTGGAGCCGATCACCATTCAAAGCGGCGTTCGCCGCGCCGAATTTTCGGCCATGAGCATCGATCTGGATGAGGAGAGCGGCACGCTCGTCACGGTCAGCCTCAGCACTCCCGAGGCAGCGATTGTCGATCTGGACAGCGGTGATATCAGGGTCATCCCGCTCGACGGCGCGATCAGCGCCTCCGGCGTCGCCTATGATCCGCAGGAAGGGCTGATCTTCGTGGCTTCGCAGGCCACCGATAATCTTCTGATCGTCGATGCCGAAAGCGGCGAAACGCTACATGATGTCGAGGTCGGTGCAGGCGCGCTGAACGTGGCGTTCGAGCCGAAATCACGTCTGGCCTTCGTGTCCAGCCGTGTGGCCGAGACGATCACGGTGGTCAATACCGAAGGTCAGATCGTCGCGAATATCGACGCGGGTTATCAGCCGAACCAGCTTCGCGCGGATGGTCGCGGCAACGTCTATGCGGTCAACAAATCCGCCGGTGGCGACAGCGACGAAGGCGGCAGCATCTGGCGGCTACGCGCGGCCGAGTAA